Below is a genomic region from Culicoides brevitarsis isolate CSIRO-B50_1 chromosome 2, AGI_CSIRO_Cbre_v1, whole genome shotgun sequence.
AAGAGTTCAATGGAATACAAACGAATACAATTAATTACTCAaggattttcttctttatttcagTCCTTGAAATGGCGCGAAACTCGTAATATTGATAACATTCAACAATGGAATTCGACTCACAATCTCGACCCGTACTATCCTTAGTAAGTATTTAATCTCACTTTTTGTCTTTGCACAATACaatgtttttgttgaattttattttagtggcTTTATGGGATTTACTGAACAAACAAATTATCCGTTTGTCATCATTCCGTTGAAAGATCTGGATGTTAATGGGTTTTTACGATGCTTGTCGAAAGGAGATCTTGTGAGAGCTGTTATCAAATTGATCGAATATCATGTAAATATGGCACATGAACACAGCAAAACCCATGGATGTAAGTGAAATTTCtacttgaaacattttaaatctttCTAATTTCGCATAATTTATAACTTTAGATAATGCCACGCAGTTCATTGTTCTCATAGACATGGATGGCTTCTCTGTGAgacaatatttgacaaaacaaggtaacattttttaatttttttctgaaaatgtactaaatttttgttttttttttctcttttagttTTGGACATATCTGTTATCTTAGCCAAAGTATACGAAGCAAATTATCCATGCATGCTGAAAAAGGTTTTCATCATAAACGCTCCCGCCATATTTACCGTTGCATTTAACGTGCTAAAGAAATTTCTGAGTGCCGAGACAATTGGAAGtgtcaaaattatgaataGCGATCGAAAGAAATGGCAAGCGGCAATTATGGAGGTTATTCCGAAAGAAATTCTTCCGAAACATTATGGGGGTTTACGTGTTGATGCGAATGACGATCCTCGATGTGCTGCTAACATTTGTTATGGAGGCAAGATTCCGTCGGAATTCTATATGACGAAACAACCGAGTATCGATAGTCTAAGTGCGGAACTTGAAAATCTTGAAACTGAATTTAATGCTGTGATATTGAAGGAAAATGTGTAGAAAAACGTTTGATGTTTGATGCACACGAACAAATGGAATTGAATTTCTTTACATTTtatcttagattttttttaaatggttaatttttaagtttagtaGTTAGATACAAATTGGGAAGTtagattttatatatttacaaaacaagACTAAATATGGCCTATGGTCGAATCTCTTTCTTACTATTCTTAAACACAAG
It encodes:
- the LOC134831674 gene encoding SEC14-like protein 4, whose amino-acid sequence is MKSPPLDLQDDQKFALMKFKRNIRDVLKPEHDDIYLVRWLKARKWNPEAAEKMFRESLKWRETRNIDNIQQWNSTHNLDPYYPYGFMGFTEQTNYPFVIIPLKDLDVNGFLRCLSKGDLVRAVIKLIEYHVNMAHEHSKTHGYNATQFIVLIDMDGFSVRQYLTKQVLDISVILAKVYEANYPCMLKKVFIINAPAIFTVAFNVLKKFLSAETIGSVKIMNSDRKKWQAAIMEVIPKEILPKHYGGLRVDANDDPRCAANICYGGKIPSEFYMTKQPSIDSLSAELENLETEFNAVILKENV